The following DNA comes from Elusimicrobiaceae bacterium.
GCCTTTGGTAACCAAATCGTCAATTAATACCCCGATATAGGCTTCATCGCGCCGCAAAACAAAGGGAGCTTTACCCAGCACTTTATGAGCGGCATTGACCCCCGCCATAAACCCTTGTCCGCCGGCTTCTTCATAACCGGTGGTACCATTCATTTGCCCCGCACAAAATAATCCGGGTACAATTTTACTTTCCAAAGAGGGATACAAATCCATCGGATCCGAGAAATCATATTCTACGGCATAACCGGAGCGAGTAATAGTTGCTTTCTCTAGCCCGGGGACAGATTTCAATAGCATTCGTTGTACTTCTTCAGGCAAACTGGTTGAAAAGCCTTGGATATAATACTCTTCGGTATTATTTCCCTCCGGTTCCAAGAAAAGCGGATGGCTTTTAACATCGGGAAATTTTTTAGTTTTATCTTCCACCGAAGGGCAATACCGCGGCCCCATGGCATGGATTTTGCCGCTATACATAGCCGAACGGTGCAAGTTTTCGCGCAAGATTTTATCCGTTTCTTCCGTTGTGCGCGTAATGTAACAGGATAAAAATTTTCGTTTAGCCAAGGCACTGGCATCACTAAAATGCGAAATGGGTTGAAAAGGATTGTCCGATGGTTGCAAACGAAATTGCGAGAAATCAATATAGCGGGCATTAATGCGCATCGGCGTGCCCGTTTTGAAACGAATAATATGCAATCCTAACGCTTTCAAACTATCGGAAAGGCGGTTACTGGGCATATCGTTATAACGACCACCCGGGAACATTTCTTCTCCGATATGAATAGTACCGCCTAAAAAAGTACCCGTGGATAGAATAACTGTTTTTGCGGAATAGAAAGTATTACGTAAAGTTAAGACGCCGTTCACGCCTTGGTCACCGGTGGTAATTTGCACCGCTTCATCTTGCATGATATCCAGATTAGGTTGCAATTCCAAGGTATGTTTGAAGGTGAATTGATAGGTTTTTTTATCGCATTGTACCCGCGGTGAATGTACCGCAGGGCCTTTGCCGGTATTGAGCAAATGATAATGTACGGCAGCTGCATCGGTTACCAATCCCATGGCTCCACCCAAAGCATCTACCTCACGTACAATTTGGCCTTTTGCAATGCCGCCGATTGACGGATTACAAGACATTTGAGCAATGGTATCTAGGCTTTGCGTAAGTAGCAAAGTACGTACTCCGATTTTAGCCGCGGCTAATGCGGCCTCACATCCGGCATGTCCGCCGCCAATTACAATCACATCATATAAATCTGGACAAGTAAACATTTATTTTCCTATGCAAAATTTAGAAAAAATAACATCTAATACATCATCGGGAGTTACCTCCCCCGTTAAATCTTTCAGCGCACGCAAAGCCCCGCGGATATGTTCGGCATAAAGCTCCAATCCGCGTTGATGATTTAATTGCACTAAGGCACTTTCCAATTCCGTTTGCGCCTCTAAAATGGCTTGGTATTGCCGCAAATTGGAAATCAAAATACCCTCTTGGGCTTGGGCAGGTGGCACCTCCACAAATTGCAGCAACTGCTTACGCAGAGTCTCAATTCCTTCTCCGGTTTTGCAGGACACATACACCGTATATTGAGCCCTCCCTTCCAAGGCGCAACGTTCCTGCGATGCCTTATCAGTTTTATTTAATACAAGTACCGTCGGTTTTCCCGTATGCTCTACATTGTCCCACAAGGCCTCTTCCTGAGTCGTTAAAGAACGAGTTAAATCTGTCACGAAGAAAACTACGTCTGCTTTTTCCATGGCTTTTAAGCTGCGTTTCATGCCTTCTTGTTCCGCAGGGTCTAAAGCATGGTCTCGGATGCCCGCTGTATCGGTTAGAATAATTTTTTGACCCTCTATATCCAGGGTTTCTTCTACCGTATCTCGTGTAGTGCCGCTTTGTGCAGACACGATAGCCCGTTCAAATCCTACCAAGGCATTAAGTAAACTGGATTTACCGCAATTGGGAGCCCCTACTAAAGCGACTTTCAATCCTTCCTTAAGCAATCTGCCAACGGAAAAAGTATCTGCCAAACGTCCTAAAAGATTTACTTGTTGGCGTAAGGCTTTCATCACACCTTCTTCATCTAATGGAGACATTTCTTCGTCCACGTCATCTAGGCGTACTTCGATTTGAGCCAATGTTTCCGTCAGAATTTGCTTTGTGTTTTGTAGTTGATTACTCAGTCGCCCGTCTAAAGAAGAAAGGGCTACTTCGTGAGCCGATTTATTGCCCGCCGCGATTAAATCACACAGAGCCTGGGCCTGTATCAAATCCATCTTTCCGTTTAAGAAAGCCCGATAAGTAAATTCCCCCCGCTTGGCCGGCACGGCACCCAAAACACATAACAGTTCAAGTAAACGTCCGCGAATATAAGCAGAACCATGTAGAGAAATTTCCACCACCTCTTCTCCCGTAAAACTACGTGGGGCCGGAAAATAAGTAACCAAGGCCTCATCTAGCAATTTGTTCCCATCATATAGACGGCAAAAAGTTTGCACCCGCGGCAGAAATTCTTTCTTTCCGTTTGTTAATTGCAGCAACAAAGACAGTGCTTTCGGTCCGCTGATGCGCACCAAAGACACTGCACCTTGTCCCGCAGCAGTTGCGGGGGCGCAGATAGTGGTAATCATATTTATTATTTTATAATTTTTTGAGAGGTCTGTGAAGGATTTTTTCCGTACGCGCGCGAAAAATCCCGCCGTTTGGCGGGAGATAATAGAAAATTGTGCGGTTAGCTGTCTTTTTCAATATATCCAAACCGCTCCAAAAAGGAATCTTCGTTACGCCAGTTGGGGCTAACTACTACTTGCAATTCCAAGCGGTAAGGGCGTCCGAGGAATTCTTCAATGCGTTTTTGTGCTTTTTGCCGCAAAGCCGCAATAGCACTGCCGCCTTTGCCAATCAAAATTGGTTTTTGGCTTTCACGTTCCACATGGATAATGGCCCGAATATAATTCTTAGCGCCCAAATTTTCTGTGAATTTTTCTATTTCCACTTGGGTACTGTACGGAATTTCTTTTTGATAAAGTTTGAAAATCTGCTCTCGAATAAATTCAGCCGCATAAAAACGTTCCCAACGGTCTGTCCACTGCCCTGCCGGAAAATAAGCCGGGCTTAGCGGCAAAGCGGATGCAACGGCATTTTTGAGAGCGTCCACCCCTTGTCCGCGCAAAGCACTAATTTCAAATACTTTTTCAATTTTAGGTAATGCCTGTTTAATGCTTTCCTGCAAAGCTGCCAACGCAGTTTTGTCTTTGACAAGATCTGCTTTATTAAGCACCAAATAAACAGGACAATAAGTCGTGGCAATTTTGGCAAATAAATCCTTATGGGCCGGCAAATCCGGCGCAGAAGCATCTATTAACAACAAAATAATATCGGCATCTTCTCCCACCGCTCGATCAACGCAAGAGACCATCGTTTGTTGTAATTTGTAATGAGGGCGTAGGAAACCCGGTGTGTCGACAAATACAATTTGAAAATTTTCCCCCTCGGCAATGGCCAAAATGTTTTGCCGCGTGGTTTGAGGCTTATCAGTCACGGGCGATAGAAGCCCTCCCGCCAGTGCATTAAGCAAAGTGGACTTACCGGCATTAGGTAATCCGGCCAGTACAGCAAAACCACTGTGAAAATTTTCGGAAGACATATATATATTGTACCTGATTTTCCTTATTTAGAAGCGTGTGTTTTTAACGCTTGATGAGCTAGGGCCTGTTCCACCGCTATAGCCAGTTGATCCGCACACGAAGTGCCCTTGCCGCCGCAATCGTTTCCTTTTAATAATTCTACAATACGTTTGGCCTCTGTGCCTTGTAACAGTTTAGCAATGGCCGCCGTATTACCCGGGCAACCGCCATCGAAGCGGATATCATAAATTTTGCCATTTTCTAAAGCAAAAGAAATTCCAGACGGGCAAATACCTTGCGTAGTAAAAGAATAGGTTTGCATAAAAATACTCCTATATAGTTTTTTATATTTTACCATTTAGAAGGGCCTATCTTGCAACATAGGTCCTTTGAACAAGAAAAAATAGGTCTAAATTCCCTTGTAATATTAGGATGGATTAGCTATGATATAGGTATATAAAAGGAGAAAATATGAAAAAACAAATCACAACTGTTTTGCTAGCTATTGCCTTTCTTTCTACTAACTTGTTCGCTATCACACCGCAAGAACAAATAGATGGCGTGGATAAAGAACTTCACAAACAATCTGCTGCACAAGCCCAGGCTGCACAAGAAGATAAAGAAGATGAAGAGGAAGAGGAAAATCAAGCCAGCGGAGAAATAGACTCCATGGTCGATGAGGCTAATCAATCTAATTCTTCCAAATCCGCCTCTGCAAAAGAGAAATCGACTGCGTCACAAGCCAAATCTTCTAAAACCAAAGAAAAACGCCTATCCAAAGAGGAAAAAAGACAAGCTGCCGTCGCACAGAAAGAAAAAGAACTCCAGTGGGAAAAGCTGCGCAATGAATTGGATCATTATGTAGCAGACAGCTATTGGATTACGTGGAAATGGGAAAGTATCGGAGATGTACAAATGGCTCTGGGCATAACCAGATTAGGATTTATTCCTGTTAGACTGGTTACGGCTGTGTTCGGCGCAAGCTCTCTGTCGGACAGTCTGGAAGATTGGATTACAAAGATATTACTTAAAGATCGAGGCAAAAAGTTCTTTGCCCTATCTCCCTCACACAGAATGGAGTCGTTGTATGTCAGAATACAGTACAATGCTTTTAACTTATTGCGGATTTCTACGGATGATTATTTTGATTTAATTGAAGAATATCCGGAAGTTGAATATTTATTTAACGACTTATATACCTTTTTCAAATGGCGCTCTCATTTGCACGGATATTATGCCGAATATGCTGCTACAACCAATAAAGATTTAGCAAAAATTTATGAAACATATTCGGAAGCAACTGATAACAATGAGAGTTTCTACTCCTATCTGCTCAAAAATGCTGACAAAAAAATACTGGCGGAATATTTACAAGCACCTAATGATTATCGGTACAATGAGTATTTCCTTTACAAAATATTTCAAAGAGCAGTGAGAAGAAATTCTTTCTTGGCTTGGGAACAATTGTCCCGTATCGCCAAACAACAAATGTTACAAGCTATTGAGAAAAACGCTACTTTGTTAACGACCCAAACAGCCGAACAAGAAGAAATATCTTTACAGGATTATGCATTTCAGGCGTACAACGCCCTTGAAAAAGGCCGCAAATGGAATGGCTATCAGCGTTACGCTGTGTGGCACAACAATGCTCTTCCTCTGGCTATGAATCCTAGATTAGGAGCCGGTATAGCCCTCAGAAAAGAGATTGAAAAAAAGATGAAAGGGAAATCAAAAGAAAACATTAGAAAAGCCTTTGAAGAAAAGCGGATGGATTATCTCCAGTCTCGCGAAACAAACCCTGTTGATATCCAATGGAAAAAACTGTTGGCAACCCCTGTTGAAGGTCAGAATGGATCCGAACAAAAAGAAGGGCAGACAACCAATCCGTTGAGTAAATATAAACGCATTCCGGACGAAGACGGATATATTGCTACGCCTAAATCCCGGCCGGATCCCATCGCAGATGATTTTACACTGTTAGATGAGATCGCTGAAAAATTAACTAAAAAAGCACTCGAATTATAATTTTGAGTAGATGGATAAAAAGGGCCGCTTAGTAGCGGCCCTTTTTACGGGGTATATGTTTTCCCCTTGAGTCATAATTTGACAAACACGCGCGGTTAATGCTAAGATAAAGTATCTGGAAAAGCGACGTGGTCTCACGTCGCTTTTTACTTAATCAGGCAGGTGTACAATGAAAGATCCTAAAACAATTGAACAAACCGTGGCCGCCGCATTAGCCGGACAAAATGTGGAGTTAGTAGATTTAGTCATTCAAAATCAAGGCCGAAAAAAATTGTTGCAGTTCTTCGTGGACAAAGAAGGCGGTATTACGCTGGACGATTGTTCCGCGCTTACTGACAAAATTGATTCCATTTTAGAAATGGAAAGTTTAATAGATGGGGCTTATATTTTGGAGGTTTCTTCTCCGGGCGTAAAACGCGCTTTGAAAAAACCGGCCCACTTTAAACGTTTTATTAATGAACGTATCCGCGTGGTAGTTAAAACCCCGATTGAAGGCCGCGGATTTTTTACGGGCCAACTGGCCTCTGCCGATGATGAAGGTTTCGTACTCGATGACGGCACCACCCAATTTAATTTTAAGTACACTGACGTTAAAAAAGTCAATTTGGACCCTGTACTTGAATTTTAACACTAGATAAAAGGAGAACACATAAAATGGAAGGAACAGCAAAAGATTTAATTCAAGCCTTGGAAGGTTTGGAAAGAGAAAAAAATATTAAACGTGATGATATTTTGAAAACGATTGAAGACGCCTTAGTTTCTGCTCTGCGCAAAAATTTAGGTAGAACTGCTCAATTGAGTGCTAAAATTGATGTACAAACCGGCTCTATTCAGGCCTTTCAAACATTGAACGTGGTAGAAGCAGTCACCAATCCGGAAACCGAAATTGACGTGGAAGCTGCCAAAGCACATCTTAAAAATCCGAAGGTCGGAGATGTAGTTACGTTGACGCAGGACGTAGAGGATTTTTCTCGTATTGCCGCACAAATTGCCAAACAAGTGCTGATTCAAAAGGTGCGCGGTATTGAACGGGAAAACTTTTACAATGAATTCAAACCTCGCGAAGGCGAAGTGATCACCGGCTCCGTTCGCCGTTTTTCCGATAGAGATTTAATCGTAGATTTAGGCAAAGTAGAGGCTATCTTGCCTTATTGCGAACAGATTAAAAAAGAACACTACACCAACGGTTCCCGTGTAAAAGCTATCATTGCCAAAGTGCTCAATCAAAATGATTTAGCTAACATTGGGGATGATCCTGTACTGAGCCGCTATAAATCAGCTGCTTTCAAAATGGATAAAGGTCAACGTGGACCCTATGTGATTTTATCCCGTGCCAACAGCAAATTTATGGAAGAGCTTTTCAAAGTAGAAGTCCCCGAAATTAGCGAAGGCATCGTGGAAATCAAAGCTATTGAACGCGACCCGGGATTCCGCGCCAAAGTGATTGTGTCTAGCATTGATCACAAAATTGACCCCATCGGTACCTGTGTAGGTATGCGGGGTATTCGTATCCGTGCGGTAATGAATGAACTCTCCGGCGAACGTATTGACTTGATTAATTATTCAGACGAAATCACCACCATGTTGGCTAATTCCATCGCGCCGGCCCGTGCTAACTTTGTCAAAATTCTCAGCATGAGTGAAAAGAAGGCCTTAATCATCGTTCCCGATGATCAGTTGGCTATTGCCATTGGTAAAGATTGGCAAAATATCAAATTAGCTTCCCGCTTGACCGGATGGGAACTCGAAGTAAAGAGCGAAACCCAAAAAGCCAAAGAAGCTGAAGACGCCGCCGCCGCGACTCAGAACACCATTGCTAACATTGAAGGCATCGGCCCGAAAACTGCTGAAATCTTGCAAAAAGCCGGCTACGAATCGGCTGAGCAAATTGCCACCGCAGAAGCGGAACATTTGTCTGCTTTACAAGGAATTGGCGAAAAAACAGCCGCTAAGATCATAGAAAGCGCCAAACAATTTATCGCCGCGCAGGAGCATGCCGATGACCAAGCCAACTAATAAGGAAGAGGAAAAGGCTGCTAAAAAGAAGCCGGCCGCCAAAAAACCGGCTACTAAGAAAACAGCTGTCAAAAAAGAATCTACGGTTAAAAAGACTACCGTTAAAAAAACGGCGGCTGAAAAACCGGCTAAAAAAGAGGCGGACAAGAAACCTGCCGTTAAAAAGGTAGCTGTCAAAAAAACGACCGCGCCCAAAACGATTCCCGCCAAAGAACAATCAAAGCCCGTGGAAACAAAGCCGGCTCCGGTAGAGAAACCTGTTGCGCCCAAACCGCAACCTAAACCGGTAGAAACTCCGGCAGTCAAACCGGCCGCACCTACTCCGGCTCCACAACCGGCTCCTGTTCAAAAGCCTGCTCCGGTTCAGAAACCGGCTCCGGTACAGCAACCTATTGCGCCAAAGCCGCAACCTAAACCTCAGCCTAAACAAGAGGAACCGGCCAAGCCTCAAGGTAAAGTGGTCCGCTTAATCGGTACGGAAACCGTAAAAGATTTAGCGGAAAAAATGAATTTTAAGATTAATGACTTCATCAAAAAGTTAATGATGATGGGCGTGTTCGCCACCATTAATCAACGCTTGGAAAAAGATATGGTGGAACTCATCTGCTCCGAATGTGGTTTTTCCATTGAAACCGCCGAAGCGGAACTGGACGAAGAAACCGTCAACATTATGGAAGCGAAAGATGATCCGGCCAGCTTGAAACCGCGCAGTGCCGTCATTACCATCATGGGTCACGTAGACCACGGTAAGACCTCTCTGTTAGACGCCATTCGCAGTTCTAACGTCGTCGCGGGAGAGGCAGGTGCCATTACACAACATATCGGTGCCTATCGCGTCCGCACTCCAAACGGCGAGTTGACCTTTTTAGACACACCGGGACACGAAGCCTTTACCGCTATGCGTGCCCGCGGAGCTCAAGCAACCGATATTGTGGTACTAGTCGTGTCTGCGACTGACGGCATTATGCCGCAAACTATAGAAGCTATGGAACATGCCAAAGCCGCCGGTGCACCCATTATTGTGGCCGTCAATAAAATTGATTTGCCGGGTGCCAATGTGGACCGTGTCAAACAAGATTTGGCTGCCCGTGGACTGGTGCCGGAAGAATGGCAAGGAAATACCATTTTCGTCGAAATTTCTGCTAAGAAAAAAATCAACATTGATAAACTGCTGGAAATGATTTCTTTGCAGGCAGAAATGATGGAGCTCAAAGCCAATCCGGATCGATTGGGTGTCGGGGTTATTTTGGAAGCTAAACGCGATAATAAACGCGGTGTCGTGGCTACGGTACTTGTACAAAAAGGTACCATGAAAGTGGGAGACCCGTTTATCGTGGGTACCAGCTATGGCCGCATCCGCGCATTAGTAGACGAAAACGGCGGACGATATCAAAAAATCGGCCCCAGTGTGCCGGCTGAAGTATTTGGTATTAACGGTGAGCCGCCACAAGTGGGTGACACCCTCTACATTATGGAGAGCGAAAAAGAAGCTCGCTTTGCCGCTGAGAAACGCAAATTAGCCCAAAAAGAAGACATCAATGCCCGCCGTGCCAAACAAGTATCATTGTTGAATTTGAAAAAAGATGAAAACGATGAAAACACGGTCAAACGTTTGCCGATTGTGCTCAAAGCAGATGTGCAAGGTTCTATCGAGGCTATTAAGGACGCGCTGTTGCGCATTCCGTCGGATGAGGTGGAGCTCGACATCATTTTATCGGCACCGGGCAATGTAAACGAGTCAGACATTCTGCTGGCTAAGGCCAGTAATGCTGTGGTGATTTGTTTCCATGTTGACGTGGAACATAAGGCCGAAGAAGAAGCTGAGCGCGAAGGCATTGAAATCCGCAAATACACGATTATCTTTGAACTCTTAGAAGATATCAAAGCCGCCATGGAAGGTTTGCTTGAACCGGATGTGGTGGAAGTATCTTTAGGAAAAGCCACCATTAAAAAGGTCATGCGCTTAAGCTCCGGCATTATTTCCGGCTC
Coding sequences within:
- a CDS encoding transcription termination/antitermination protein NusA produces the protein MEGTAKDLIQALEGLEREKNIKRDDILKTIEDALVSALRKNLGRTAQLSAKIDVQTGSIQAFQTLNVVEAVTNPETEIDVEAAKAHLKNPKVGDVVTLTQDVEDFSRIAAQIAKQVLIQKVRGIERENFYNEFKPREGEVITGSVRRFSDRDLIVDLGKVEAILPYCEQIKKEHYTNGSRVKAIIAKVLNQNDLANIGDDPVLSRYKSAAFKMDKGQRGPYVILSRANSKFMEELFKVEVPEISEGIVEIKAIERDPGFRAKVIVSSIDHKIDPIGTCVGMRGIRIRAVMNELSGERIDLINYSDEITTMLANSIAPARANFVKILSMSEKKALIIVPDDQLAIAIGKDWQNIKLASRLTGWELEVKSETQKAKEAEDAAAATQNTIANIEGIGPKTAEILQKAGYESAEQIATAEAEHLSALQGIGEKTAAKIIESAKQFIAAQEHADDQAN
- the era gene encoding GTPase Era; this encodes MSSENFHSGFAVLAGLPNAGKSTLLNALAGGLLSPVTDKPQTTRQNILAIAEGENFQIVFVDTPGFLRPHYKLQQTMVSCVDRAVGEDADIILLLIDASAPDLPAHKDLFAKIATTYCPVYLVLNKADLVKDKTALAALQESIKQALPKIEKVFEISALRGQGVDALKNAVASALPLSPAYFPAGQWTDRWERFYAAEFIREQIFKLYQKEIPYSTQVEIEKFTENLGAKNYIRAIIHVERESQKPILIGKGGSAIAALRQKAQKRIEEFLGRPYRLELQVVVSPNWRNEDSFLERFGYIEKDS
- a CDS encoding ribosome maturation factor RimP — its product is MKDPKTIEQTVAAALAGQNVELVDLVIQNQGRKKLLQFFVDKEGGITLDDCSALTDKIDSILEMESLIDGAYILEVSSPGVKRALKKPAHFKRFINERIRVVVKTPIEGRGFFTGQLASADDEGFVLDDGTTQFNFKYTDVKKVNLDPVLEF
- a CDS encoding TIGR03905 family TSCPD domain-containing protein; amino-acid sequence: MQTYSFTTQGICPSGISFALENGKIYDIRFDGGCPGNTAAIAKLLQGTEAKRIVELLKGNDCGGKGTSCADQLAIAVEQALAHQALKTHASK
- the infB gene encoding translation initiation factor IF-2 is translated as MTKPTNKEEEKAAKKKPAAKKPATKKTAVKKESTVKKTTVKKTAAEKPAKKEADKKPAVKKVAVKKTTAPKTIPAKEQSKPVETKPAPVEKPVAPKPQPKPVETPAVKPAAPTPAPQPAPVQKPAPVQKPAPVQQPIAPKPQPKPQPKQEEPAKPQGKVVRLIGTETVKDLAEKMNFKINDFIKKLMMMGVFATINQRLEKDMVELICSECGFSIETAEAELDEETVNIMEAKDDPASLKPRSAVITIMGHVDHGKTSLLDAIRSSNVVAGEAGAITQHIGAYRVRTPNGELTFLDTPGHEAFTAMRARGAQATDIVVLVVSATDGIMPQTIEAMEHAKAAGAPIIVAVNKIDLPGANVDRVKQDLAARGLVPEEWQGNTIFVEISAKKKINIDKLLEMISLQAEMMELKANPDRLGVGVILEAKRDNKRGVVATVLVQKGTMKVGDPFIVGTSYGRIRALVDENGGRYQKIGPSVPAEVFGINGEPPQVGDTLYIMESEKEARFAAEKRKLAQKEDINARRAKQVSLLNLKKDENDENTVKRLPIVLKADVQGSIEAIKDALLRIPSDEVELDIILSAPGNVNESDILLAKASNAVVICFHVDVEHKAEEEAEREGIEIRKYTIIFELLEDIKAAMEGLLEPDVVEVSLGKATIKKVMRLSSGIISGSLVEEGKMVRGGEVKVLRNGEEVGHGKIGGLKRFKDDVKEVEKGFECGILVEGFKAVQEGDIIECIKHENVTRRIKM
- the mnmE gene encoding tRNA uridine-5-carboxymethylaminomethyl(34) synthesis GTPase MnmE translates to MITTICAPATAAGQGAVSLVRISGPKALSLLLQLTNGKKEFLPRVQTFCRLYDGNKLLDEALVTYFPAPRSFTGEEVVEISLHGSAYIRGRLLELLCVLGAVPAKRGEFTYRAFLNGKMDLIQAQALCDLIAAGNKSAHEVALSSLDGRLSNQLQNTKQILTETLAQIEVRLDDVDEEMSPLDEEGVMKALRQQVNLLGRLADTFSVGRLLKEGLKVALVGAPNCGKSSLLNALVGFERAIVSAQSGTTRDTVEETLDIEGQKIILTDTAGIRDHALDPAEQEGMKRSLKAMEKADVVFFVTDLTRSLTTQEEALWDNVEHTGKPTVLVLNKTDKASQERCALEGRAQYTVYVSCKTGEGIETLRKQLLQFVEVPPAQAQEGILISNLRQYQAILEAQTELESALVQLNHQRGLELYAEHIRGALRALKDLTGEVTPDDVLDVIFSKFCIGK
- the mnmG gene encoding tRNA uridine-5-carboxymethylaminomethyl(34) synthesis enzyme MnmG; amino-acid sequence: MFTCPDLYDVIVIGGGHAGCEAALAAAKIGVRTLLLTQSLDTIAQMSCNPSIGGIAKGQIVREVDALGGAMGLVTDAAAVHYHLLNTGKGPAVHSPRVQCDKKTYQFTFKHTLELQPNLDIMQDEAVQITTGDQGVNGVLTLRNTFYSAKTVILSTGTFLGGTIHIGEEMFPGGRYNDMPSNRLSDSLKALGLHIIRFKTGTPMRINARYIDFSQFRLQPSDNPFQPISHFSDASALAKRKFLSCYITRTTEETDKILRENLHRSAMYSGKIHAMGPRYCPSVEDKTKKFPDVKSHPLFLEPEGNNTEEYYIQGFSTSLPEEVQRMLLKSVPGLEKATITRSGYAVEYDFSDPMDLYPSLESKIVPGLFCAGQMNGTTGYEEAGGQGFMAGVNAAHKVLGKAPFVLRRDEAYIGVLIDDLVTKGVNEPYRMFTSRAEYRILLRNDNADLRLCPHGFKLGTLDKKYQPAFEKYRQQVEKLLENSNHVVEEDGLYPWTAEKVRFHVDVHQKYAGYYERNKKDAEKLAQADNIIIPEGFDPAAVKGLLIESSQKLKTVRPRTLGQASRIPGITPADIQLLAIHIERYRRLKHASKVE